A single window of Xylocopilactobacillus apicola DNA harbors:
- a CDS encoding immunoglobulin-like domain-containing protein, giving the protein MATKTGKTPDPDILAIPKIGEGVNISDVLGTAFFGNPNEAYAQLYINGYDNVAQNEENIIHESTSSITLMAQSKITGRKATAVFKLNNKTFNVLPEKVLLENNIDSSPSSKGEWGTRNFPDSEGSPRLGDSTAGTFNQRTNLKNGLTQDQQKLIGSGGSTAWVDPDTGSGTIVVPRGTDAATIAKKIKALGYQSNFNISNVAPMKAIHGDNVAGTLATDKNSYNASGVVGSGPSSVTFGDNSLSSLNPDLNATSISNDNFKPADGTPVDNYIGVADPRLTYDHTSNTITGANNLKSDFSNSLLFNPFNTNNKDETGIGKGGYNNDVAKKIPNQADALNGNTDTPTGASSTGRNQEFQGYLGNKSSDTPAGPNLHFWPAFGTNLDQTVASNSTNTIANGSQGKDAYGDSTYAFGGAPDAFGGGDSIFDPVPPTNTPMKVKDNNNGVDVKLGDVVHAFEPSSGVNKTKSPFMVREAWDDTHSIFGTAPFTGMSEETIKNQIANNGSFNNTSGDEIKKSFTFTMPLNNTVLKSYRNPYSTVISTALPFSRGATGFVSGDDYDANPLTAAGQGDPFGTGVNNNVANDPFDMNSSNIGFNGKYKYEADGTLITGISVPTNPWYVNHKTDNSTVGYNDQIKDTKGNANINIKGSGSGNEHAQSLHLSDVTWESKRIGGTSTSGGSAIPHSTLEVNIDVPSTTDKLGIYNASDLVEFHDPASGGVTSTTGVDNADDGKTNNKYSTWIDDIDATGSGLKGRKIDNTTSAPFTSLKGNSNDDTNYDNILSDVQLKAVDDANNYDNFANRDDSSPTNLAFVNPIGNGDFGSHPSSSNGRTDGWLVVDSKVPNGSTSIPAYQNNPLWGNPGEPRYISYPNHSIITYYKQTHTETHKQFAKNVGYVLINGTGLSEAQRTKLSTYQIPGGKDSGVANILNGVQNNARFDAVGNRPFISPVNDDFNYRGGLLGVMSIHGNEDNPGMGVSPSYPAGDTDAVSGAKNSWVSQSSDLAGSIYNNFLRNPMPTVGNPVFLKTPGLLTNSSTVRVDGKGQFASDTDLHYGLAWNDSSDLPQVKIKRSLNVQYLVPVSVARDVATTWTQEVKPRRYTLGGANNLHWDRSQKAVTTYDNYELYLGDVKLGNVVDGASQDDDNRNPIRTHDHKGTNLTKFNAINAADSSLTNLRPVNNQIAYTRIDQSFPHYDSELFDQGSNTKALTVDRGTGEKFVGTSTEKSTTPETIGTSDDYSIGIVKAPDKFFNVDDKGVLKPGETGFKTLPENEGYVKGSTQNAADGKKGINKTMDVDENDNGMAISDPTSYSTLADAYNVNISADGKVTAKDDDENSKSNQENRVALVQQLMDNGGNANAYYYIPSLPRLYENWNKARINVVVYDKAAVPAPTKQDTKPSFATTDVSRGNDPFNVKLRPYTTVYDDGAVLTEANVPQNFKNILAKSLVAGNPDYANNTEKLQQLLVNAFLGSWQQNNGSFDETDTGAGVKSPLYLYGGFGISNSDSKNSYDKWPTGYANPEDNTSKYHEALTNFSGDFYRGGADLKDAQGNTIANTKVPASSIKVDISKLDLTKAGSYPVVYTYTNPSNDKDTASITVPVQVTDQSAPVFAFQGTNDVTINVGENFDPTAYKVVGSWNIFNKYNGDYDQLVNYEGIAKDSKGDPDVTISGTVDTTVAGIYQLTYKATNASGIQTVMTRYITVLPKEAPSSEWSISDYNGVGYVNYVPGYGINVWNAPAGTFTGQRLQHGTAWKVFQKATNSKGQTFYNVGKNQWIDGQYVSFAPVTGGMETLDGIVTIKYVPGYGVNLWKDSNTTGGYYEGRKLQDGTEWKTFGQKNGFYKVGENQWVQGDYASYRAK; this is encoded by the coding sequence ATGGCAACTAAGACAGGCAAGACTCCTGACCCTGATATTCTAGCAATCCCCAAAATTGGCGAAGGCGTCAATATTTCTGACGTTTTAGGCACAGCTTTCTTCGGTAACCCGAATGAAGCTTATGCACAGCTTTATATCAATGGGTACGATAACGTTGCACAAAATGAAGAAAATATTATTCATGAATCTACCTCCAGCATTACTCTTATGGCTCAAAGCAAGATTACTGGCCGGAAAGCTACTGCCGTTTTCAAGCTTAACAATAAGACTTTCAACGTCTTGCCTGAGAAAGTTTTGCTAGAGAATAATATTGACAGCTCTCCTTCCTCTAAAGGTGAATGGGGTACTAGAAATTTTCCGGATTCTGAAGGTTCACCTCGTCTTGGTGATAGTACCGCTGGAACCTTTAATCAGCGTACTAACCTCAAGAATGGTTTGACTCAAGATCAACAGAAATTAATCGGTAGTGGTGGTTCTACTGCTTGGGTTGATCCTGATACTGGTTCTGGGACTATCGTGGTGCCGAGAGGTACTGATGCTGCTACTATCGCTAAGAAGATTAAAGCTCTCGGTTATCAGAGTAACTTCAATATCTCTAACGTTGCTCCTATGAAAGCTATTCATGGCGATAATGTGGCTGGTACTCTCGCTACTGATAAGAATTCTTACAACGCTTCTGGGGTAGTTGGCAGCGGACCTTCTTCCGTTACGTTTGGTGATAATTCTTTATCAAGTCTTAACCCTGATTTGAATGCCACCAGCATTAGTAACGATAATTTTAAACCTGCTGATGGAACTCCTGTAGATAACTACATCGGCGTAGCTGATCCTCGTTTGACATATGATCATACTTCTAACACAATTACCGGGGCTAATAATCTGAAGTCTGACTTCAGTAATTCACTCTTGTTTAATCCTTTCAATACCAACAACAAGGATGAGACCGGAATTGGTAAGGGTGGTTACAACAATGATGTTGCTAAAAAGATTCCTAATCAGGCTGACGCTCTTAATGGTAATACCGACACTCCTACGGGCGCTAGTTCTACCGGTAGAAATCAAGAATTTCAAGGCTATTTAGGAAATAAATCTTCAGACACTCCTGCCGGACCTAATCTTCATTTTTGGCCTGCGTTTGGTACTAATCTTGATCAAACGGTAGCATCTAATAGTACAAATACTATTGCTAATGGTTCTCAAGGTAAGGATGCTTATGGGGACAGCACTTATGCCTTCGGTGGAGCACCTGACGCTTTTGGTGGCGGGGATTCAATTTTTGATCCCGTTCCCCCTACTAATACACCTATGAAAGTTAAAGATAACAACAACGGTGTAGACGTAAAATTAGGTGATGTTGTTCACGCCTTTGAACCTAGTAGTGGAGTTAACAAAACTAAATCTCCATTTATGGTTCGTGAAGCTTGGGATGATACTCATTCTATCTTCGGAACTGCTCCTTTTACTGGTATGTCTGAAGAAACTATCAAGAATCAAATCGCCAATAATGGTTCTTTTAACAACACTTCTGGTGATGAGATTAAGAAGAGTTTCACCTTCACTATGCCTTTAAACAACACTGTTTTGAAGTCTTACCGGAATCCTTACAGTACTGTTATTTCTACCGCGCTGCCTTTTTCTAGAGGAGCTACTGGATTTGTATCAGGTGATGATTATGACGCTAATCCTTTGACTGCTGCTGGTCAGGGTGATCCTTTTGGTACAGGAGTAAACAATAATGTTGCTAATGATCCTTTTGATATGAACAGTTCAAACATTGGATTTAACGGTAAATACAAATATGAAGCTGATGGAACTCTAATAACAGGTATATCTGTTCCTACTAACCCTTGGTATGTTAATCACAAAACAGATAATTCCACTGTTGGTTATAATGACCAGATTAAAGATACTAAAGGAAATGCAAATATCAATATTAAAGGCAGTGGCAGTGGCAATGAGCATGCACAATCGCTGCATTTGAGCGATGTTACTTGGGAATCTAAACGTATCGGTGGCACAAGTACAAGCGGGGGTTCAGCTATTCCTCATAGTACTCTTGAAGTCAATATTGATGTTCCCTCAACGACCGACAAACTAGGCATTTATAATGCGAGTGATTTAGTAGAATTTCATGATCCAGCGTCGGGAGGAGTAACCTCAACCACAGGTGTCGATAATGCAGATGATGGCAAAACCAACAATAAATATAGTACTTGGATTGACGATATTGATGCTACTGGATCAGGTCTTAAAGGACGTAAAATAGATAATACAACAAGTGCACCATTTACTTCGCTTAAGGGCAACAGTAATGATGATACTAATTATGACAATATTTTAAGCGATGTTCAATTAAAAGCTGTCGACGACGCTAACAATTATGATAATTTTGCTAATAGAGACGATAGTAGTCCTACCAATTTAGCGTTTGTCAATCCAATTGGTAATGGCGATTTTGGATCACACCCATCATCCTCAAACGGGAGAACGGATGGTTGGTTAGTTGTTGATAGTAAAGTCCCTAATGGATCGACTTCCATTCCTGCTTATCAAAATAATCCTTTGTGGGGAAATCCGGGTGAACCCAGGTATATATCTTACCCAAATCACAGTATTATAACTTATTATAAACAGACACATACCGAAACACATAAACAGTTTGCTAAGAACGTCGGCTATGTCCTGATCAATGGAACTGGTCTTAGTGAAGCTCAAAGAACTAAACTTTCTACATATCAAATCCCTGGAGGAAAAGATAGTGGTGTAGCTAATATCTTAAATGGCGTTCAAAATAACGCAAGATTTGATGCTGTTGGCAATCGTCCGTTCATTTCGCCAGTAAATGATGATTTTAATTATCGTGGTGGATTACTGGGAGTTATGAGTATTCACGGCAACGAAGATAACCCTGGTATGGGAGTTAGTCCATCATACCCAGCTGGAGATACTGATGCTGTGAGTGGTGCAAAAAATTCTTGGGTTTCTCAGTCTTCAGACTTGGCGGGAAGCATATACAATAACTTTTTAAGAAATCCGATGCCTACTGTAGGCAACCCTGTATTTTTGAAGACCCCGGGACTTTTGACAAATTCTAGTACTGTCAGAGTAGATGGAAAAGGTCAGTTTGCTTCAGATACTGATTTACATTATGGTTTAGCTTGGAATGATTCTTCAGATTTACCTCAAGTGAAGATTAAACGTTCTTTGAATGTTCAGTATTTAGTTCCAGTATCTGTTGCTAGAGATGTTGCAACTACTTGGACTCAAGAGGTAAAACCTAGACGATATACTCTAGGGGGTGCCAATAATTTACATTGGGATAGATCTCAAAAAGCAGTTACAACTTATGACAATTATGAGCTATATTTAGGTGATGTTAAATTAGGAAACGTTGTCGACGGAGCTTCACAAGATGATGATAATAGGAATCCTATACGCACCCACGATCATAAGGGAACAAATTTAACAAAATTCAATGCTATTAATGCTGCTGATTCAAGTTTGACAAATCTCCGCCCAGTAAACAATCAGATTGCCTACACACGTATTGATCAAAGCTTCCCTCACTATGATTCTGAGTTATTTGACCAAGGTTCTAATACCAAGGCACTAACTGTTGATCGTGGTACAGGCGAAAAATTTGTTGGTACATCAACCGAAAAATCAACAACACCTGAAACAATCGGTACCTCAGATGATTATTCAATCGGTATTGTTAAAGCGCCAGATAAATTCTTTAACGTTGACGATAAAGGTGTCTTGAAACCAGGCGAAACTGGCTTCAAGACTTTACCTGAAAACGAAGGATATGTTAAAGGTTCAACTCAAAATGCTGCTGATGGCAAAAAAGGTATTAACAAGACCATGGACGTTGATGAAAATGACAACGGAATGGCAATCAGTGATCCTACAAGTTACTCAACATTAGCTGATGCTTACAACGTGAACATTTCAGCTGATGGCAAGGTTACTGCTAAAGATGACGATGAGAATTCTAAGTCTAATCAAGAAAACCGTGTTGCCCTTGTTCAACAATTAATGGACAATGGCGGTAACGCTAATGCATATTACTACATTCCATCATTACCTCGTCTTTATGAGAACTGGAACAAAGCACGTATCAATGTGGTAGTTTACGACAAAGCTGCAGTTCCTGCTCCTACTAAACAAGACACGAAACCATCATTTGCCACAACTGATGTTTCAAGAGGAAATGATCCGTTCAACGTTAAACTTCGTCCATACACCACTGTCTATGATGATGGTGCAGTATTGACTGAAGCAAACGTTCCTCAGAACTTCAAGAATATCTTGGCAAAGAGTTTAGTTGCGGGTAATCCTGATTACGCAAATAACACTGAGAAATTACAACAATTATTAGTGAATGCCTTCCTTGGTAGCTGGCAACAAAACAACGGCAGTTTCGATGAAACTGATACCGGTGCTGGCGTTAAATCACCACTATATCTATATGGCGGCTTTGGAATCAGTAACTCTGACTCTAAGAACTCATATGACAAGTGGCCAACAGGTTACGCAAATCCTGAAGATAATACTTCTAAGTATCACGAAGCTCTTACCAACTTCTCTGGTGACTTCTATCGTGGAGGAGCAGATCTAAAGGATGCGCAAGGAAATACAATCGCTAATACAAAAGTTCCTGCAAGTTCAATTAAGGTTGATATCAGTAAACTTGATTTAACTAAAGCAGGCAGTTACCCAGTAGTATATACTTACACGAATCCAAGTAATGATAAGGATACGGCAAGTATAACAGTACCAGTTCAGGTAACAGATCAATCAGCACCAGTATTTGCCTTCCAAGGTACTAATGATGTAACTATTAATGTGGGAGAGAACTTTGATCCAACAGCTTATAAAGTAGTTGGTTCATGGAATATCTTCAACAAGTACAATGGTGACTATGATCAATTAGTTAACTACGAAGGAATCGCTAAAGATAGTAAAGGTGATCCAGACGTAACCATCTCTGGTACAGTTGATACAACGGTTGCTGGTATTTATCAGTTAACCTATAAAGCTACTAATGCTTCAGGTATTCAAACCGTAATGACCCGCTATATTACAGTATTACCAAAAGAAGCACCATCTAGCGAATGGAGTATCTCAGACTACAACGGAGTAGGATATGTTAACTATGTTCCAGGTTATGGGATCAATGTCTGGAATGCACCAGCAGGTACATTTACAGGTCAAAGATTACAACATGGAACAGCTTGGAAAGTCTTCCAGAAGGCGACAAATTCAAAGGGACAAACCTTCTATAACGTAGGTAAGAACCAATGGATCGATGGACAGTATGTTTCATTTGCGCCAGTAACAGGTGGCATGGAGACATTAGATGGAATCGTAACCATCAAGTATGTCCCAGGCTACGGAGTTAACTTATGGAAAGACTCAAATACGACGGGCGGATACTATGAAGGACGTAAGTTACAAGATGGCACCGAGTGGAAGACATTTGGTCAGAAGAATGGCTTCTACAAAGTTGGTGAGAACCAATGGGTGCAGGGTGACTATGCTTCATACCGCGCTAAATAG
- a CDS encoding type II toxin-antitoxin system PemK/MazF family toxin has protein sequence MSKFLERDLIYIDFDPSKGSEINKRRPALVISRNEYNQNGRLAIVCPITSTPKERRFLVPLNNAIEKGLLKEGSKVNIAQVASLDVSENGDRNPEKIGELDLEEFYKVIQYFLYNFNNPARF, from the coding sequence GTGAGTAAATTCTTAGAAAGAGACTTAATTTACATCGATTTTGACCCTAGTAAAGGGAGCGAAATTAATAAAAGACGGCCTGCGTTAGTGATTAGTAGAAACGAGTACAATCAAAATGGTCGTTTGGCAATAGTTTGCCCAATCACTTCAACTCCCAAAGAAAGAAGATTTTTGGTTCCGTTAAATAATGCGATCGAGAAGGGGCTTCTAAAAGAAGGAAGCAAGGTGAATATTGCCCAAGTAGCTAGCTTAGATGTATCAGAAAACGGCGATCGAAATCCTGAGAAAATCGGGGAATTAGATCTTGAAGAGTTTTATAAAGTGATCCAATACTTTTTGTATAATTTTAATAATCCAGCTAGATTTTAG
- the mazE gene encoding type II toxin-antitoxin system PemI/MazE family antitoxin, whose product MQKVKARKVGSSIVISLTKDLNVKEGQEFYLHKGADGYISLIPKVPDIYADATAEDLKDMDTDNIARDYRPRGSELSE is encoded by the coding sequence ATGCAAAAGGTAAAGGCGCGAAAAGTAGGAAGTTCCATCGTAATTTCTTTAACCAAAGATTTAAATGTTAAAGAAGGGCAAGAGTTTTATTTACATAAAGGTGCTGACGGCTATATTTCGTTGATTCCTAAGGTACCAGATATTTATGCGGATGCAACAGCTGAAGATTTAAAAGATATGGACACCGATAACATCGCTCGTGATTATCGTCCAAGAGGCAGTGAACTCAGTGAGTAA